Proteins encoded together in one Vallitalea longa window:
- a CDS encoding extracellular solute-binding protein, giving the protein MKKIICILCVLTLTLSLFGCGSKGGKSNEANSNQGSKVSENNFNKTGLPILKEKETFEIYIPQMSNLIDAKDKPVYIQSVKDTNIDVKWTEIPKSSWQEKINILFSTNSLPDAFLGQIKVGQRFEQLMPLDEYLIEEYAPNVVAFLNSRPEYWDILKAPDGHIYSLPTGDESYWNIVDKQLNVNEKWLEAVGKEAPTNIDEFYDVLKAFKDGDPNGNGDTTDEIPFTFSEFWGWGTSLGDMFGPFGVLENDVHVYVDNDQVLFGAEQRGYYDALQFFHKLYSEDLMDKEALSHSIDQFDAKKDEKENKVGFFIDYGERYDFGDIPIILKGEDGKVMINLNGMEKKEGFSITKTCKNPAALIRWYDYANSSEKMIMEWNRGSEGETWKFSEDGEKLIQIQDPEVFKKYGIKGEKMAILRNYLSFGCNAPGFLHIGMTDKFIEQNNSLKPGLNKEILNENWGYNSLPVGFATQENIERRALLLADIDTYLKKFIAESIVHGIDDEKWEEHLDALKKLKVEEYKALVEELL; this is encoded by the coding sequence ATGAAAAAAATAATTTGTATACTTTGTGTTTTAACATTAACATTATCTCTATTTGGATGTGGTTCAAAGGGTGGAAAATCAAATGAAGCAAATAGTAATCAAGGAAGTAAAGTCTCTGAAAATAATTTTAATAAAACAGGTTTACCAATTTTAAAAGAAAAAGAGACATTCGAGATATATATACCTCAAATGAGCAATCTTATTGATGCTAAGGATAAACCAGTTTATATTCAATCAGTTAAGGATACCAATATTGATGTAAAATGGACAGAGATTCCAAAGAGCAGTTGGCAAGAGAAGATAAATATATTATTTAGTACCAACTCTTTACCAGATGCTTTTTTAGGTCAAATTAAAGTTGGACAAAGATTTGAGCAATTGATGCCACTTGATGAATATTTAATAGAGGAATATGCACCTAATGTAGTAGCTTTTTTAAATAGCAGACCAGAGTATTGGGATATTTTAAAGGCTCCAGATGGACATATATATTCACTTCCTACCGGAGATGAATCATATTGGAATATAGTTGATAAGCAACTAAATGTTAATGAAAAATGGTTAGAGGCAGTTGGTAAAGAAGCACCTACTAATATTGATGAATTTTATGATGTATTAAAGGCTTTTAAAGATGGAGATCCAAATGGTAATGGTGATACAACAGACGAAATACCATTTACATTTAGTGAATTCTGGGGTTGGGGAACTTCATTAGGAGATATGTTCGGACCTTTTGGCGTCTTAGAAAATGATGTACATGTATACGTTGATAATGACCAAGTGCTCTTTGGTGCAGAACAACGAGGATACTATGATGCTCTTCAATTTTTCCATAAACTCTACTCAGAAGATTTAATGGATAAAGAGGCCCTATCCCATAGTATAGACCAATTTGATGCTAAGAAAGATGAAAAAGAGAATAAAGTTGGATTTTTTATAGACTATGGTGAAAGATATGATTTCGGAGATATTCCTATCATACTTAAAGGTGAAGATGGTAAAGTTATGATTAATCTAAATGGTATGGAGAAAAAAGAAGGTTTTTCTATTACAAAAACTTGTAAAAATCCAGCAGCATTGATTAGATGGTATGATTATGCTAATAGTTCTGAAAAGATGATAATGGAATGGAATAGGGGAAGTGAAGGTGAGACTTGGAAATTCTCTGAAGATGGGGAAAAACTCATACAAATACAAGATCCTGAGGTATTTAAAAAGTATGGTATTAAAGGAGAGAAAATGGCAATATTGAGAAATTATTTAAGCTTTGGTTGTAATGCTCCAGGATTTTTACATATTGGTATGACAGATAAATTCATAGAGCAAAACAATAGCTTGAAACCTGGTTTGAATAAGGAAATTTTAAATGAAAATTGGGGTTATAATTCATTACCTGTTGGATTCGCTACACAAGAAAACATTGAAAGAAGAGCCCTTCTATTAGCTGATATAGACACTTATCTGAAGAAATTTATAGCAGAGTCTATTGTTCATGGTATTGATGATGAAAAATGGGAAGAACATTTGGATGCACTGAAAAAATTAAAAGTTGAAGAATATAAAGCACTGGTTGAAGAATTATTGTAA
- a CDS encoding ABC transporter permease produces the protein MDANIVTDTKYKNIDRKKRSKNLKYIKKTWMLYVFVLPAILYLLILHYFPMYGIQIAFKDYRVTQGIIGSEWVGFQHFAEFFGSYQFWQLLKNTLILSFYGLIAGFPMPIILAILLYYTVNKKLKKVTQMVTYMPHFISTVVFCGMIFILLGHDGIYNQILHNLGFKGIEFMTKGENFRHIYVWSGVLKGMGWSSIIYIAALTGVDPQIHEAAIVDGASKFQRIKYIDLPTILPTIMILLILNLGRIMGVGFEKAYLLQNNINIEYSEIISTYVYKVGMQGGQFSYSTAIGLFNNIINFILLITVNRVSKKLSNISLF, from the coding sequence ATGGATGCAAACATTGTTACAGATACTAAATATAAAAATATTGATAGGAAAAAAAGAAGCAAAAATTTGAAATATATTAAAAAAACATGGATGCTTTACGTTTTTGTTCTTCCCGCAATATTATATTTGTTGATATTACACTATTTTCCAATGTATGGAATTCAAATAGCTTTTAAGGATTATCGTGTTACACAAGGAATTATTGGAAGTGAATGGGTTGGTTTTCAACATTTTGCAGAATTTTTTGGTTCTTATCAATTTTGGCAATTACTAAAGAATACATTAATATTAAGCTTCTATGGATTGATTGCTGGATTTCCGATGCCCATTATTTTAGCAATATTACTCTATTATACTGTTAATAAAAAACTTAAAAAGGTGACACAGATGGTTACGTATATGCCACATTTTATATCAACTGTAGTTTTCTGTGGTATGATATTTATTCTATTAGGACATGATGGAATCTATAATCAGATTTTACATAATCTAGGGTTTAAAGGAATTGAATTCATGACCAAAGGAGAGAATTTTAGACATATATATGTGTGGAGCGGTGTTTTGAAAGGTATGGGATGGAGTTCAATTATATATATCGCTGCATTGACTGGAGTGGATCCACAGATTCATGAAGCAGCTATTGTGGATGGTGCTAGCAAATTTCAGAGGATTAAGTATATAGATCTACCTACTATATTACCAACGATTATGATTCTATTGATTTTAAACCTTGGACGTATTATGGGTGTTGGTTTTGAAAAAGCTTATTTGCTTCAAAACAACATCAATATTGAATATTCTGAGATAATATCAACTTATGTATATAAGGTTGGTATGCAGGGCGGGCAATTCAGTTACTCTACAGCGATTGGATTATTTAACAACATAATTAATTTTATTTTGCTTATTACAGTGAATAGAGTTTCTAAGAAGTTGTCAAACATTAGCTTATTCTAG
- a CDS encoding carbohydrate ABC transporter permease, with amino-acid sequence MKRRFLNNDKTFDRVVTVLVTIILIAIFYPLFFIVIASFSDPTMIANGKVIFFPKGFNVEGYEYIFQDKRIWIGYYNSIRYSFFGTLLALFITIPAGYALSRRDMKGKKVIMMFMIITMYFQGGLIPTYLVVKSLGLVNTPYILMILGSFSVFNLIITRTFYKSNLPHELQEAAEIDGCTIGQYFFHIVVPLSKPIIAIIALYYGVGHWNAFFSSLIYVTDNKLYPLQLILRDILISGQTIDVTTSDPEVIERLKQIARTIKYGVIIVSSLPVILVYPFVQKHFVKGVMIGSVK; translated from the coding sequence ATGAAAAGAAGATTTCTAAATAATGATAAAACATTTGATAGAGTGGTAACAGTACTTGTTACTATTATTTTAATTGCTATATTTTACCCGCTGTTTTTTATAGTGATTGCATCATTTAGTGATCCTACGATGATTGCTAATGGAAAAGTTATATTTTTCCCAAAAGGGTTTAATGTGGAAGGGTATGAGTATATATTTCAAGATAAAAGGATCTGGATAGGTTATTATAATTCCATTCGTTATTCCTTTTTTGGAACGCTTTTAGCATTATTCATAACAATACCTGCTGGGTATGCTTTATCGAGACGAGATATGAAAGGGAAAAAGGTAATCATGATGTTTATGATTATTACTATGTATTTTCAAGGTGGATTAATACCAACTTATCTTGTTGTAAAATCATTAGGACTAGTGAATACACCGTACATCTTAATGATACTTGGTTCATTTAGTGTATTTAATTTAATTATTACACGTACGTTTTATAAATCAAATTTGCCTCATGAACTTCAAGAAGCAGCTGAAATAGATGGTTGTACAATAGGGCAATACTTTTTTCATATAGTAGTACCATTATCAAAACCTATTATAGCTATTATTGCTCTTTATTATGGAGTAGGACATTGGAATGCATTTTTTAGTTCTTTAATTTATGTGACAGATAATAAGTTGTATCCATTACAATTAATACTTAGAGATATATTGATATCAGGTCAAACGATTGATGTTACTACAAGTGATCCTGAAGTAATTGAGAGATTAAAACAAATTGCTAGGACAATTAAATATGGAGTCATTATTGTATCATCACTTCCAGTAATACTTGTATATCCATTTGTGCAAAAACATTTTGTTAAAGGAGTAATGATTGGTTCTGTAAAATAA
- a CDS encoding sulfatase-like hydrolase/transferase: MTDNNILSRTVCKNTRKPNIIFILSDDQGAWAMRCAGNKEIYTPNLDELSNTGIRFDNFFCTSPVCSPARASILTGKIPSQHGVHDWLNEGKNEENTREYMKEQLTYVDILKENGYNCGISGKWHLGESKKVQKGFSYWNVILSGGGPYINTPMYYDGEIKEDERYLTDRITDGAIDFIKDYYSRDNPFYLSVHYTAPHGPWNNEQHPKKWIDYYRDCKFESCPKEKMHPWQINTATYGYTDEDREEILRGYYGAVSAMDENIGRILEKLDELEIRKETLIIFTSDNGMNMGHHGIYGKGNGTFPQNMYDTSVKVPFIMSHPDKIPQNKVNNQMLSHYDIIHTLIDYIGLDYKLSELPGKSFYPILEGKEMDCNDNVVIYDEYGPVRMIRNKEWKYIHRYPYGPFEFYNLENDPMEKNNLYDNELYKDKIHKLKSELEEWFLKYVDNKIDGAKEQVYGKGQIDYAGVLANGAKNYADDYWFLKSKQ, encoded by the coding sequence ATGACTGACAATAACATATTATCAAGAACAGTTTGTAAAAATACTAGAAAGCCAAATATAATATTTATTTTATCTGATGATCAAGGTGCTTGGGCCATGAGGTGTGCAGGTAATAAAGAGATATATACACCTAATCTAGATGAATTATCAAATACAGGTATACGTTTTGATAACTTTTTTTGCACATCTCCTGTTTGTTCCCCTGCAAGAGCTTCCATCTTAACTGGAAAGATTCCATCACAACATGGTGTTCACGATTGGCTCAATGAAGGAAAAAATGAAGAAAATACAAGGGAATATATGAAAGAACAATTGACATACGTAGATATTCTAAAAGAGAATGGATATAATTGTGGTATTAGTGGGAAATGGCATCTAGGTGAGAGCAAAAAGGTTCAAAAAGGATTTTCTTATTGGAATGTCATATTAAGTGGTGGAGGTCCCTATATAAATACACCAATGTATTATGATGGTGAGATAAAAGAAGATGAAAGATATTTAACAGACCGGATAACGGATGGTGCCATAGATTTTATCAAAGATTATTATTCAAGAGATAATCCGTTTTATTTAAGTGTTCATTATACAGCACCTCATGGACCATGGAATAATGAACAACATCCAAAAAAATGGATTGACTATTATAGAGATTGTAAATTCGAATCATGCCCAAAAGAAAAAATGCATCCTTGGCAAATCAATACTGCAACCTATGGATATACGGACGAAGATAGAGAAGAAATCTTAAGAGGGTATTATGGAGCAGTATCTGCTATGGATGAAAACATAGGTAGGATATTAGAAAAATTGGATGAACTGGAAATAAGGAAAGAGACTTTAATTATATTCACAAGTGATAATGGTATGAATATGGGACATCATGGAATTTACGGAAAAGGAAATGGTACATTTCCACAGAATATGTATGATACATCAGTGAAAGTACCATTTATCATGTCACATCCAGATAAAATACCTCAAAATAAAGTCAATAATCAAATGTTAAGTCATTATGATATAATTCATACATTAATTGATTATATTGGATTAGATTATAAATTATCTGAACTTCCAGGTAAAAGTTTTTATCCAATATTAGAAGGAAAAGAAATGGATTGCAATGATAATGTGGTAATATATGACGAGTATGGACCAGTTAGAATGATACGTAATAAAGAGTGGAAATATATTCATAGGTACCCATATGGACCATTTGAATTTTATAATTTAGAAAATGACCCTATGGAAAAGAATAATTTGTATGATAATGAACTTTATAAGGATAAAATACATAAATTGAAATCAGAATTAGAAGAATGGTTCTTAAAGTATGTTGATAATAAAATTGATGGAGCAAAAGAACAAGTCTATGGAAAAGGACAAATAGATTATGCTGGAGTATTAGCAAATGGAGCTAAAAATTATGCAGATGATTATTGGTTTTTAAAGAGTAAGCAGTAG
- a CDS encoding CopG family transcriptional regulator gives MANKKIGRPTNAPKNKTIKFRIDDETNKKLESCSKELNESKSEILRKGVNKVYDDLNNK, from the coding sequence TTGGCGAACAAAAAAATAGGTCGCCCTACTAATGCACCTAAAAATAAAACTATTAAATTTAGAATCGATGATGAAACAAATAAAAAACTAGAATCTTGTAGTAAAGAGCTTAATGAAAGTAAATCTGAGATTTTAAGAAAAGGTGTTAATAAAGTATACGATGACCTAAATAATAAATAA
- a CDS encoding PH domain-containing protein, giving the protein MGLFQGLAGNLSEISNDELEKKYGAYLVEGEKIEIGYKLIRDVIIFTNIRILDFDSQGATGKKVRVESIHLNAICHVTAETAGFGLDDSEITISYITSPYFRANSITMSSKKFEFPKKYDTSSLYRKLETISINNIHKING; this is encoded by the coding sequence ATGGGACTATTTCAAGGTTTAGCAGGTAACCTTTCCGAAATATCAAACGATGAACTTGAAAAGAAGTATGGGGCATATCTAGTAGAAGGTGAAAAAATAGAAATTGGGTATAAACTAATTCGTGATGTAATTATATTTACTAACATAAGAATTTTGGATTTTGACAGCCAAGGAGCTACTGGTAAAAAAGTACGAGTGGAATCCATTCATCTTAATGCAATATGTCATGTTACTGCTGAAACAGCAGGATTTGGACTAGATGATAGTGAAATTACAATTTCTTACATAACATCACCATATTTTAGAGCTAATTCTATAACAATGAGTAGCAAAAAATTTGAGTTTCCAAAAAAATATGATACCAGTTCACTTTATAGAAAATTAGAAACAATATCAATCAATAATATACATAAAATTAATGGTTAG
- a CDS encoding autorepressor SdpR family transcription factor — protein sequence MGLANTFKVLSDPLRRNILVCLKEGKLTAGELSDKFNITPAALSYHLKLLKNADMIMEYKLKNYIYYELNTSVFNELIIWINQFGGEHNEK from the coding sequence ATGGGCTTGGCTAATACCTTTAAAGTACTATCAGATCCTTTAAGGCGAAACATTCTTGTATGCTTAAAAGAGGGCAAACTTACAGCAGGAGAATTATCAGATAAATTTAATATCACACCCGCTGCTCTTTCATATCATTTAAAACTTCTTAAAAATGCTGATATGATAATGGAATATAAACTAAAGAATTATATCTATTATGAATTAAATACAAGTGTTTTTAATGAATTAATCATTTGGATAAATCAATTTGGAGGGGAACATAATGAAAAATAA
- a CDS encoding SdpI family protein — MKNKLLWILTLLPTIVTCAIIPFMDDRIPMHYDAVGNINRWGSKYENFIFPIIIIVMTLFWKLFINYFRKKQVSNQNEKTIKEAQQNEKVIYYTAIGMAILFGIMHYAMMYSSIIESKNNLVIMVIDINLVTNIVMGVFLIIIGNIVPKSKMNSIVGVRTTWSMKNDITWAKSNRFGGMSLIISGLLIIFESAFIGGFKSTIVMLAIIIVDGIVLTIYSYQISKKYGEKCS; from the coding sequence ATGAAAAATAAATTACTATGGATATTAACTCTACTACCTACTATTGTAACTTGTGCAATTATACCTTTTATGGATGATAGAATTCCTATGCACTACGATGCTGTTGGCAATATTAATCGATGGGGTTCTAAATATGAAAATTTTATATTTCCAATCATCATTATTGTTATGACATTGTTTTGGAAGCTGTTTATAAATTACTTTAGAAAAAAACAAGTTTCAAATCAGAATGAAAAAACAATTAAAGAAGCTCAACAAAATGAAAAAGTGATATATTATACAGCTATTGGTATGGCAATTCTATTTGGTATTATGCATTACGCAATGATGTATTCTTCAATTATTGAATCAAAAAATAATTTGGTAATCATGGTAATAGATATAAATTTAGTTACCAATATTGTTATGGGTGTATTTTTAATTATCATTGGTAATATTGTGCCTAAAAGCAAGATGAATAGCATAGTAGGTGTACGCACTACTTGGAGCATGAAAAATGATATAACTTGGGCAAAAAGCAATCGGTTTGGAGGAATGTCTCTAATTATATCGGGATTACTTATAATCTTTGAATCAGCATTCATAGGTGGTTTTAAATCTACTATTGTAATGCTCGCAATTATTATAGTAGATGGTATTGTTTTAACAATATATTCTTATCAAATTTCTAAAAAATATGGTGAAAAATGTTCATAG
- a CDS encoding SMP-30/gluconolactonase/LRE family protein — protein MKELLKANSKLICEAKLNCKLAEGCIWDEKNRLVYFVDIESFYLYIFNPIDKNISKIPTQSYISDIVLDTDNNLICAIKDTIYKLDLKNTKFVPMIKINSMEELRFNDGKCDRYGNLWIGTMKIEQDKDAQCAGALYCINKNEIVEKYDDFTIPNGLDWNRDGSIFYHIDTLTRKIDVYDVIEQTKLKNKRTIISFNNGDGVPDGMCIDIQGRLWVAMWGGNCVNCIDPKVGKIISSIEVPDKYVTCCAFGGEDLDTLYITTARDKSCDGGNLYSIRLNTKGIEAYRY, from the coding sequence TTGAAAGAACTGTTAAAAGCTAATTCTAAATTAATCTGTGAAGCAAAATTAAATTGCAAATTAGCAGAGGGTTGTATTTGGGATGAAAAGAATAGACTAGTTTATTTTGTAGATATTGAATCTTTTTATCTATATATATTTAATCCAATAGATAAAAACATATCCAAGATACCTACACAAAGCTACATTAGTGATATTGTACTTGACACAGATAATAATCTAATCTGTGCCATCAAAGATACAATCTATAAGCTAGATCTAAAAAATACGAAATTCGTACCAATGATAAAAATCAATTCAATGGAAGAATTAAGATTCAATGATGGTAAATGTGATAGATACGGTAACTTATGGATTGGTACAATGAAAATAGAACAGGATAAAGATGCCCAATGTGCAGGTGCTTTATATTGTATAAACAAAAATGAAATAGTTGAAAAATATGATGATTTCACTATTCCTAATGGTTTGGATTGGAATAGAGACGGTTCGATATTTTATCATATTGATACTCTTACTAGAAAAATAGATGTATATGATGTAATAGAACAAACCAAGCTTAAAAACAAGAGAACAATTATAAGCTTTAATAATGGTGATGGAGTACCTGATGGCATGTGTATTGATATTCAAGGTAGACTTTGGGTAGCTATGTGGGGTGGAAACTGCGTAAATTGTATTGATCCTAAGGTAGGTAAGATAATATCATCTATAGAAGTACCGGATAAATATGTGACCTGTTGTGCATTTGGTGGGGAAGATCTTGATACGCTATATATCACTACAGCAAGAGATAAGAGTTGTGATGGTGGGAATCTATATTCTATCAGGTTAAATACTAAAGGTATAGAAGCATATAGATATTAA